One Denticeps clupeoides chromosome 3, fDenClu1.1, whole genome shotgun sequence DNA window includes the following coding sequences:
- the LOC114785156 gene encoding interleukin-2 receptor subunit beta isoform X1, whose product MEMWWVLLLLVMFPSSSHAQQGNETSRLECFNDFVSNVTCVWHCDGHVCDNSGGRCILTGTLKIGNRYSSHSNCSLMVPRNEGCTLNFNGRRPFSYDTVLPLEVKCDGHSFNKLNYAIRHTIKMPAPTKPEISNTTISWNFSDITFVDQKTFELQYGDTEKKEDETIISINQNQYELPEDLLGKGKQYWFRVRVRPEGANYPDPKWSEWSQVTTWQTPRPGPAEDPDSWLVRVCVIGSFLVLTFLFLILLKRSCCVGITKPSNIPDPSKFFEGLESGHGGNLKSWLGSIMSVKSLGSGLVFETTYPVEVFKVMDVSSLSVQKVSGKKQLRVDHDKGASSSFSNMQYFTRDTSTSADLDKLDPCPSPHEPLGGNSGTEREMDMFLDHGNGKHSFDMKAVVGAIQTCWSYEDLEKLRVEAQSPDSGFSGGTTDKESWEEEEEEQEGNGLGFKELVPLAVSEMCSETIAKKLFPPEFCLQNPPPCFSTLPIPGLSFDPLLCSRLLGVDAALLYMGEPLEPSGDGYMPVQK is encoded by the exons ATGGAGATGTGGTGGGTCCTCCTTCTTCTGGTGATGTTCCCATCGTCCAGCCACGCCCAGCAGGGAAATGAAACCTCAC GTCTAGAGTGTTTCAATGACTTTGTCAGCAATGTTACATGTGTTTGGCACTGTGATGGACATGTGTGCGACAATTCAGGTGGAAGATGTATTCTGACTGGTACTCTCAAGATTGGCAACAGGTACAG CAGCCATTCAAATTGTAGCCTGATGGTTCCGAGAAATGAAGGATGCACCCTCAACTTCAACGGCAGG AGACCATTTAGCTACGATACAGTGCTGCCTTTGGAAGTGAAATGTGATGGACATTCATTCAATAAATTGAACTACGCCATACGTCACACTA TAAAAATGCCTGCGCCAACGAAGCCAGAAATCAGTAACACCACAATTTCCTGGAACTTTTCGGACATAACGTTTGTCGACCAAAAGACATTTGAGCTGCAGTACGGAGACACTGAGAAGAAGGAG GATGAAACGATCATTTCAATCAACCAAAATCAATATGAGCTGCCTGAGGACCTGCTGGGGaaaggcaagcagtactggttTAGAGTACGAGTCAGGCCAGAGGGGGCTAATTACCCTGATCCAAAGTGGAGCGAATGGAGCCAGGTCACCACATGGCAAACGCCAAGACCTGGACCTGCAGAGGATCCGGATTCCTGGCTTGTTCGAGTGTGTGTGATAGGCTCCTTCCTGGTTCTGACCTTCTTGTTTTTGATCCTGCTCAAGAGGTCCTGTTG CGTTGGCATAACGAAGCCTTCAAACATACCTGACCCATCAAAGTTTTTTGAGGGTTTGGAATCAGGTCACGGTGGAAATTTGAAG TCTTGGCTTGGTTCTATCATGTCTGTTAAGTCCTTGGGCTCAGGACTGGTGTTTGAGACAACCTACCCTGTGGAGGTCTTCAAAGTGATGGACGTCAGTAGCCTCTCTGTACAGAAGGTCAGCGGCAAGAAGCAGCTGAGAGTGGACCATGACAAAGgcgcctccagcagcttctccaACATGCAATATTTCACCCGGGACACTTCCACCAGTGCCGACCTTGACAAGCTTGACCCTTGTCCCTCACCGCACGAGCCCCTAGGAGGCAATTCAGGGACAGAGAGGGAAATGGACATGTTTTTGGACCATGGGAATGGAAAGCACAGCTTTGACATGAAGGCCGTAGTTGGCGCAATCCAGACCTGTTGGTCCTATGAAGACCTGGAGAAGCTGAGGGTGGAGGCTCAGAGTCCTGATTCTGGATTTTCTGGGGGAACCACAGACAAGGAGAgctgggaggaagaggaggaagagcaggagggCAATGGCCTGGGGTTCAAAGAGCTGGTGCCCCTGGCTGTCTCCGAGATGTGCTCTGAGACCATAGCAAAAAAGCTGTTTCCTCCAGAGTTCTGTCTCCAGAACCCACCACCCTGTTTCTCCACCCTGCCCATCCCAGGGCTCAGCTTCGACCCGCTTCTCTGCAGCAGATTGCTGGGGGTGGATGCCGCTCTCTTGTATATGGGAGAACCTCTAGAGCCCTCTGGTGATGGCTACATGCCGGTACAGAAATGA
- the rps19bp1 gene encoding active regulator of SIRT1, whose product MSASVIRRGLELLRDDVRGEGAKSRLVNVNSSTRRVLDGPGLKSRGKVKGGKGPGGTRQIRRDASRNVATVKNMRVKSAVDAYRQKQKKSQLTSNLQYLLSTNYTVEPKTTSKILHQNSGRKSQNQTERPAAKPKQEKSLFTEEEFQRFQKEYFGQPVDA is encoded by the exons ATGTCCGCGTCCGTGATACGCAGGGGACTGGAGCTGTTGCGCGACGACGTCAGGGGTGAAGGCGCGAAATCGCGTTTAGTAAATGTTAACAGTTCCACCCGCCGTGTTTTAGACGGGCCTGGGCTGAAGTCCCGGGGTAAAGTCAAAGGCGGAAAAGGCCCCGGTGGTACCAGGCAGATCCGCCGGGATGCGAGCAGGAACGTGGCCACCGTCAAGAACATGCGCGTCAAGTCGGCTGTCG ACGCATACAGGcagaagcagaagaaaagcCAGCTGACGTCCAACCTGCAGTACCTCCTGAGCACGAACTACACTGTAGAACCCAAGACCACGAGCAAG ATTCTTCATCAGAATTCTGGTCGAAAGTCTCAGAACCAGACGGAGCGTCCAGCTGCAAAGCCGAAACAGGAGAAGTCTCTCTTCACTGAAGAGGAATTCCAGCGCTTCCAGAAGGAATACTTTGGCCAACCTGTGGACGCGTGA
- the LOC114785156 gene encoding interleukin-2 receptor subunit beta isoform X2: MEMWWVLLLLVMFPSSSHAQQGNETSRLECFNDFVSNVTCVWHCDGHVCDNSGGRCILTGTLKIGNRYSHSNCSLMVPRNEGCTLNFNGRRPFSYDTVLPLEVKCDGHSFNKLNYAIRHTIKMPAPTKPEISNTTISWNFSDITFVDQKTFELQYGDTEKKEDETIISINQNQYELPEDLLGKGKQYWFRVRVRPEGANYPDPKWSEWSQVTTWQTPRPGPAEDPDSWLVRVCVIGSFLVLTFLFLILLKRSCCVGITKPSNIPDPSKFFEGLESGHGGNLKSWLGSIMSVKSLGSGLVFETTYPVEVFKVMDVSSLSVQKVSGKKQLRVDHDKGASSSFSNMQYFTRDTSTSADLDKLDPCPSPHEPLGGNSGTEREMDMFLDHGNGKHSFDMKAVVGAIQTCWSYEDLEKLRVEAQSPDSGFSGGTTDKESWEEEEEEQEGNGLGFKELVPLAVSEMCSETIAKKLFPPEFCLQNPPPCFSTLPIPGLSFDPLLCSRLLGVDAALLYMGEPLEPSGDGYMPVQK, translated from the exons ATGGAGATGTGGTGGGTCCTCCTTCTTCTGGTGATGTTCCCATCGTCCAGCCACGCCCAGCAGGGAAATGAAACCTCAC GTCTAGAGTGTTTCAATGACTTTGTCAGCAATGTTACATGTGTTTGGCACTGTGATGGACATGTGTGCGACAATTCAGGTGGAAGATGTATTCTGACTGGTACTCTCAAGATTGGCAACAGGTACAG CCATTCAAATTGTAGCCTGATGGTTCCGAGAAATGAAGGATGCACCCTCAACTTCAACGGCAGG AGACCATTTAGCTACGATACAGTGCTGCCTTTGGAAGTGAAATGTGATGGACATTCATTCAATAAATTGAACTACGCCATACGTCACACTA TAAAAATGCCTGCGCCAACGAAGCCAGAAATCAGTAACACCACAATTTCCTGGAACTTTTCGGACATAACGTTTGTCGACCAAAAGACATTTGAGCTGCAGTACGGAGACACTGAGAAGAAGGAG GATGAAACGATCATTTCAATCAACCAAAATCAATATGAGCTGCCTGAGGACCTGCTGGGGaaaggcaagcagtactggttTAGAGTACGAGTCAGGCCAGAGGGGGCTAATTACCCTGATCCAAAGTGGAGCGAATGGAGCCAGGTCACCACATGGCAAACGCCAAGACCTGGACCTGCAGAGGATCCGGATTCCTGGCTTGTTCGAGTGTGTGTGATAGGCTCCTTCCTGGTTCTGACCTTCTTGTTTTTGATCCTGCTCAAGAGGTCCTGTTG CGTTGGCATAACGAAGCCTTCAAACATACCTGACCCATCAAAGTTTTTTGAGGGTTTGGAATCAGGTCACGGTGGAAATTTGAAG TCTTGGCTTGGTTCTATCATGTCTGTTAAGTCCTTGGGCTCAGGACTGGTGTTTGAGACAACCTACCCTGTGGAGGTCTTCAAAGTGATGGACGTCAGTAGCCTCTCTGTACAGAAGGTCAGCGGCAAGAAGCAGCTGAGAGTGGACCATGACAAAGgcgcctccagcagcttctccaACATGCAATATTTCACCCGGGACACTTCCACCAGTGCCGACCTTGACAAGCTTGACCCTTGTCCCTCACCGCACGAGCCCCTAGGAGGCAATTCAGGGACAGAGAGGGAAATGGACATGTTTTTGGACCATGGGAATGGAAAGCACAGCTTTGACATGAAGGCCGTAGTTGGCGCAATCCAGACCTGTTGGTCCTATGAAGACCTGGAGAAGCTGAGGGTGGAGGCTCAGAGTCCTGATTCTGGATTTTCTGGGGGAACCACAGACAAGGAGAgctgggaggaagaggaggaagagcaggagggCAATGGCCTGGGGTTCAAAGAGCTGGTGCCCCTGGCTGTCTCCGAGATGTGCTCTGAGACCATAGCAAAAAAGCTGTTTCCTCCAGAGTTCTGTCTCCAGAACCCACCACCCTGTTTCTCCACCCTGCCCATCCCAGGGCTCAGCTTCGACCCGCTTCTCTGCAGCAGATTGCTGGGGGTGGATGCCGCTCTCTTGTATATGGGAGAACCTCTAGAGCCCTCTGGTGATGGCTACATGCCGGTACAGAAATGA
- the LOC114785156 gene encoding interleukin-2 receptor subunit beta isoform X4, translated as MEMWWVLLLLVMFPSSSHAQQGNETSRLECFNDFVSNVTCVWHCDGHVCDNSGGRCILTGTLKIGNSHSNCSLMVPRNEGCTLNFNGRRPFSYDTVLPLEVKCDGHSFNKLNYAIRHTIKMPAPTKPEISNTTISWNFSDITFVDQKTFELQYGDTEKKEDETIISINQNQYELPEDLLGKGKQYWFRVRVRPEGANYPDPKWSEWSQVTTWQTPRPGPAEDPDSWLVRVCVIGSFLVLTFLFLILLKRSCCVGITKPSNIPDPSKFFEGLESGHGGNLKSWLGSIMSVKSLGSGLVFETTYPVEVFKVMDVSSLSVQKVSGKKQLRVDHDKGASSSFSNMQYFTRDTSTSADLDKLDPCPSPHEPLGGNSGTEREMDMFLDHGNGKHSFDMKAVVGAIQTCWSYEDLEKLRVEAQSPDSGFSGGTTDKESWEEEEEEQEGNGLGFKELVPLAVSEMCSETIAKKLFPPEFCLQNPPPCFSTLPIPGLSFDPLLCSRLLGVDAALLYMGEPLEPSGDGYMPVQK; from the exons ATGGAGATGTGGTGGGTCCTCCTTCTTCTGGTGATGTTCCCATCGTCCAGCCACGCCCAGCAGGGAAATGAAACCTCAC GTCTAGAGTGTTTCAATGACTTTGTCAGCAATGTTACATGTGTTTGGCACTGTGATGGACATGTGTGCGACAATTCAGGTGGAAGATGTATTCTGACTGGTACTCTCAAGATTGGCAACAG CCATTCAAATTGTAGCCTGATGGTTCCGAGAAATGAAGGATGCACCCTCAACTTCAACGGCAGG AGACCATTTAGCTACGATACAGTGCTGCCTTTGGAAGTGAAATGTGATGGACATTCATTCAATAAATTGAACTACGCCATACGTCACACTA TAAAAATGCCTGCGCCAACGAAGCCAGAAATCAGTAACACCACAATTTCCTGGAACTTTTCGGACATAACGTTTGTCGACCAAAAGACATTTGAGCTGCAGTACGGAGACACTGAGAAGAAGGAG GATGAAACGATCATTTCAATCAACCAAAATCAATATGAGCTGCCTGAGGACCTGCTGGGGaaaggcaagcagtactggttTAGAGTACGAGTCAGGCCAGAGGGGGCTAATTACCCTGATCCAAAGTGGAGCGAATGGAGCCAGGTCACCACATGGCAAACGCCAAGACCTGGACCTGCAGAGGATCCGGATTCCTGGCTTGTTCGAGTGTGTGTGATAGGCTCCTTCCTGGTTCTGACCTTCTTGTTTTTGATCCTGCTCAAGAGGTCCTGTTG CGTTGGCATAACGAAGCCTTCAAACATACCTGACCCATCAAAGTTTTTTGAGGGTTTGGAATCAGGTCACGGTGGAAATTTGAAG TCTTGGCTTGGTTCTATCATGTCTGTTAAGTCCTTGGGCTCAGGACTGGTGTTTGAGACAACCTACCCTGTGGAGGTCTTCAAAGTGATGGACGTCAGTAGCCTCTCTGTACAGAAGGTCAGCGGCAAGAAGCAGCTGAGAGTGGACCATGACAAAGgcgcctccagcagcttctccaACATGCAATATTTCACCCGGGACACTTCCACCAGTGCCGACCTTGACAAGCTTGACCCTTGTCCCTCACCGCACGAGCCCCTAGGAGGCAATTCAGGGACAGAGAGGGAAATGGACATGTTTTTGGACCATGGGAATGGAAAGCACAGCTTTGACATGAAGGCCGTAGTTGGCGCAATCCAGACCTGTTGGTCCTATGAAGACCTGGAGAAGCTGAGGGTGGAGGCTCAGAGTCCTGATTCTGGATTTTCTGGGGGAACCACAGACAAGGAGAgctgggaggaagaggaggaagagcaggagggCAATGGCCTGGGGTTCAAAGAGCTGGTGCCCCTGGCTGTCTCCGAGATGTGCTCTGAGACCATAGCAAAAAAGCTGTTTCCTCCAGAGTTCTGTCTCCAGAACCCACCACCCTGTTTCTCCACCCTGCCCATCCCAGGGCTCAGCTTCGACCCGCTTCTCTGCAGCAGATTGCTGGGGGTGGATGCCGCTCTCTTGTATATGGGAGAACCTCTAGAGCCCTCTGGTGATGGCTACATGCCGGTACAGAAATGA
- the LOC114786282 gene encoding 3-mercaptopyruvate sulfurtransferase-like, with translation MALVAARWLADAVRSGRVGGNIRVLDASWYLPKLLRDGRSDFAKRHVPGAHFFDLDRCSDRRTPLDHMLPPEGRFRESVGRLGVGNDTHVVVYDASEFGAFSAPRVWWMFRVFGHASVSVLDGGLRRWLDEGRPVTAAHRGPEPAEFSGRLDRSRVKTYEDVLRNVDSREFQVVDARPAGRFRGLEPEPRDNTEPGHIPGSINMPFTSFLDPSGTFLPAERLTELFERAGVDLGRPLCATCGSGVTACHVVLAAHLCGHPGVSVYDGAWSEWYTKATPENVISEGLGKHR, from the exons ATGGCTCTGGTGGCGGCCCGGTGGCTCGCAGACGCGGTCCGGAGCGGGCGGGTCGGAGGGAATATCCGGGTTCTGGACGCTTCGTGGTATTTGCCCAAACTCCTTCGCGACGGCAGGAGCGACTTCGCCAAGCGCCACGTCCCCGGCGCGCACTTCTTCGACCTGGACCGGTGCAGCGACAGGAGAACCCCGCTGGACCACATGCTGCCCCCCGAGGGACGCTTTCGGGAGTCCGTGGGCCGTCTGGGCGTCGGGAACGACACCCACGTGGTGGTGTACGACGCCAGCGAGTTCGGGGCGTTCTCCGCGCCGCGCGTCTGGTGGATGTTCCGCGTGTTCGGACACGCGTCCGTCTCGGTGCTGGACGGGGGTCTGAGGAGGTGGCTGGACGAGGGGCGGCCCGTGACGGCCGCCCACCGCGGCCCGGAGCCCGCAGAGTTCTCCGGCCGGCTCGACCGCTCGCGGGTGAAGACCTACGAGGACGTGCTGAGGAACGTGGACAGCAGGGAGTTCCAGGTGGTGGACGCGCGTCCCGCGGGGAGATTCCGGGGGCTGGAACCCGAGCCCAGAGACA ACACTGAGCCTGGCCACATCCCCGGCTCCATCAACATGCCATTCACCTCCTTCCTTGACCCGTCCGGAACCTTCCTGCCTGCCGAGCGGCTGACCGAGCTCTTTGAGCGGGCGGGCGTGGATCTGGGCCGCCCGCTGTGCGCCACCTGCGGCTCGGGGGTGACCGCCTGCCACGTGGTCCTCGCTGCACATCTGTGTGGCCACCCAGGCGTCAGTGTGTACGATGGGGCGTGGTCAGAGTGGTACACCAAGGCCACGCCTGAGAATGTCATCTCCGAGGGACTCGGGAAGCACCGCTAG
- the LOC114785156 gene encoding interleukin-2 receptor subunit beta isoform X3: MEMWWVLLLLVMFPSSSHAQQGNETSRLECFNDFVSNVTCVWHCDGHVCDNSGGRCILTGTLKIGNSSHSNCSLMVPRNEGCTLNFNGRRPFSYDTVLPLEVKCDGHSFNKLNYAIRHTIKMPAPTKPEISNTTISWNFSDITFVDQKTFELQYGDTEKKEDETIISINQNQYELPEDLLGKGKQYWFRVRVRPEGANYPDPKWSEWSQVTTWQTPRPGPAEDPDSWLVRVCVIGSFLVLTFLFLILLKRSCCVGITKPSNIPDPSKFFEGLESGHGGNLKSWLGSIMSVKSLGSGLVFETTYPVEVFKVMDVSSLSVQKVSGKKQLRVDHDKGASSSFSNMQYFTRDTSTSADLDKLDPCPSPHEPLGGNSGTEREMDMFLDHGNGKHSFDMKAVVGAIQTCWSYEDLEKLRVEAQSPDSGFSGGTTDKESWEEEEEEQEGNGLGFKELVPLAVSEMCSETIAKKLFPPEFCLQNPPPCFSTLPIPGLSFDPLLCSRLLGVDAALLYMGEPLEPSGDGYMPVQK; encoded by the exons ATGGAGATGTGGTGGGTCCTCCTTCTTCTGGTGATGTTCCCATCGTCCAGCCACGCCCAGCAGGGAAATGAAACCTCAC GTCTAGAGTGTTTCAATGACTTTGTCAGCAATGTTACATGTGTTTGGCACTGTGATGGACATGTGTGCGACAATTCAGGTGGAAGATGTATTCTGACTGGTACTCTCAAGATTGGCAACAG CAGCCATTCAAATTGTAGCCTGATGGTTCCGAGAAATGAAGGATGCACCCTCAACTTCAACGGCAGG AGACCATTTAGCTACGATACAGTGCTGCCTTTGGAAGTGAAATGTGATGGACATTCATTCAATAAATTGAACTACGCCATACGTCACACTA TAAAAATGCCTGCGCCAACGAAGCCAGAAATCAGTAACACCACAATTTCCTGGAACTTTTCGGACATAACGTTTGTCGACCAAAAGACATTTGAGCTGCAGTACGGAGACACTGAGAAGAAGGAG GATGAAACGATCATTTCAATCAACCAAAATCAATATGAGCTGCCTGAGGACCTGCTGGGGaaaggcaagcagtactggttTAGAGTACGAGTCAGGCCAGAGGGGGCTAATTACCCTGATCCAAAGTGGAGCGAATGGAGCCAGGTCACCACATGGCAAACGCCAAGACCTGGACCTGCAGAGGATCCGGATTCCTGGCTTGTTCGAGTGTGTGTGATAGGCTCCTTCCTGGTTCTGACCTTCTTGTTTTTGATCCTGCTCAAGAGGTCCTGTTG CGTTGGCATAACGAAGCCTTCAAACATACCTGACCCATCAAAGTTTTTTGAGGGTTTGGAATCAGGTCACGGTGGAAATTTGAAG TCTTGGCTTGGTTCTATCATGTCTGTTAAGTCCTTGGGCTCAGGACTGGTGTTTGAGACAACCTACCCTGTGGAGGTCTTCAAAGTGATGGACGTCAGTAGCCTCTCTGTACAGAAGGTCAGCGGCAAGAAGCAGCTGAGAGTGGACCATGACAAAGgcgcctccagcagcttctccaACATGCAATATTTCACCCGGGACACTTCCACCAGTGCCGACCTTGACAAGCTTGACCCTTGTCCCTCACCGCACGAGCCCCTAGGAGGCAATTCAGGGACAGAGAGGGAAATGGACATGTTTTTGGACCATGGGAATGGAAAGCACAGCTTTGACATGAAGGCCGTAGTTGGCGCAATCCAGACCTGTTGGTCCTATGAAGACCTGGAGAAGCTGAGGGTGGAGGCTCAGAGTCCTGATTCTGGATTTTCTGGGGGAACCACAGACAAGGAGAgctgggaggaagaggaggaagagcaggagggCAATGGCCTGGGGTTCAAAGAGCTGGTGCCCCTGGCTGTCTCCGAGATGTGCTCTGAGACCATAGCAAAAAAGCTGTTTCCTCCAGAGTTCTGTCTCCAGAACCCACCACCCTGTTTCTCCACCCTGCCCATCCCAGGGCTCAGCTTCGACCCGCTTCTCTGCAGCAGATTGCTGGGGGTGGATGCCGCTCTCTTGTATATGGGAGAACCTCTAGAGCCCTCTGGTGATGGCTACATGCCGGTACAGAAATGA